One Kineococcus aurantiacus genomic window carries:
- the trpS gene encoding tryptophan--tRNA ligase, translated as MPDSTPSPTPTPVPAASSTPSVVAAQRRSAELEQLISSDPGRFRVLTGDRPTGPLHLGHYFGTLANRVRLQAAGVEVFVVIADYQVITDRDVAGDVRGNVRELLLDHLAAGLVPRTATSTGPDGPGGSGATVFTHSAVPALNQLVLPFLSLVTVAELQRNPTVKAEAAAAAARGGAAGRGMSGLLLTYPVHQAADILFCGANLVPVGQDQLPHLETARVIARRFNDRYAGGREVFAGPEALLSSAPLLLGTDGAKMSKSAGNAIPLRASADETARLIRSARTDAQRRTTYDPVHRPEVSSLLLTAALCRGTTPEAVAEEVGDGGAAALKEVVTEAVNEHLRPLRQRRRELADADDHLRAVLAAGGEHAGAVADRTLATVNQALGVTC; from the coding sequence GTGCCCGACTCCACCCCATCCCCCACGCCCACTCCTGTTCCGGCGGCGTCCTCGACACCGTCCGTCGTCGCCGCGCAGCGGCGCAGCGCCGAGCTCGAGCAGCTGATCTCCTCCGACCCGGGGCGGTTCCGCGTCCTCACCGGCGACCGGCCGACCGGTCCGCTGCACCTGGGTCACTACTTCGGCACCCTGGCCAACCGGGTGCGGTTGCAGGCGGCCGGGGTCGAGGTGTTCGTGGTGATCGCCGACTACCAGGTCATCACCGACCGGGACGTGGCTGGTGACGTGCGGGGGAACGTGCGGGAACTGCTGCTGGACCACCTCGCCGCCGGTCTGGTTCCCCGCACCGCCACGTCGACCGGCCCGGACGGTCCGGGTGGTTCCGGCGCGACGGTCTTCACCCACAGCGCGGTGCCCGCGTTGAACCAGCTGGTGCTGCCGTTCCTGAGCCTGGTCACCGTCGCGGAACTGCAGCGGAACCCCACGGTGAAGGCCGAGGCCGCAGCTGCCGCCGCGCGGGGTGGGGCCGCCGGACGGGGGATGAGCGGGCTGCTGCTGACCTACCCGGTGCACCAGGCCGCGGACATCCTGTTCTGCGGCGCCAACCTCGTCCCGGTGGGCCAGGACCAGTTGCCGCACCTGGAGACCGCCCGGGTCATCGCCCGGCGCTTCAACGACCGGTACGCGGGCGGGCGGGAGGTCTTCGCCGGACCGGAGGCGCTGCTGTCGTCGGCCCCGCTGCTGCTGGGCACCGACGGGGCGAAGATGAGCAAGAGCGCCGGCAACGCGATCCCCCTGCGCGCCAGCGCCGATGAGACCGCCCGGTTGATCCGCTCGGCCAGGACCGACGCGCAGCGGCGCACCACCTACGACCCCGTCCACCGACCCGAGGTGTCCAGCCTGCTGCTGACCGCTGCGCTGTGCCGGGGCACCACCCCGGAGGCGGTGGCGGAGGAGGTCGGCGACGGCGGGGCCGCGGCCTTGAAGGAGGTGGTGACCGAGGCGGTCAACGAGCACCTGCGTCCGCTGCGGCAGCGGCGTCGTGAGCTCGCCGACGCGGACGACCACCTGCGGGCCGTCCTGGCAGCGGGTGGCGAGCACGCCGGCGCCGTCGCCGACCGCACCCTGGCCACGGTCAACCAGGCGTTGGGCGTGACCTGCTGA
- a CDS encoding MFS transporter — translation MTLLDRFVDTRPLRVSPAFRRLWIGSAAAGLSGQLAATAVLHQVWELTRSTWWTGAIGLATAVPTVLGGLVGGTLADTTDRRRLVLVTSAVAAVAAAGLAAQAGLEAAPVALVLALVTAQTAATALGAAARRTFTARLLPTGLVPAGVALHHVGFQIALLAGPALAGVLLATGGLRAAYVADVVGIAVSSYGVLRLPEVRPHPAPGTGPGPAPGRGTSARLRATGQGWRYLLSRPELRGCLAADLAATGLAMPVALFPAVNDERFGGSGFTFGLFASAIAVGGLLAGSASGTIVRAPGAGRLVLAASATWGAALVAFALVDSLPATLACLAVAGAADTVAVICRGTIVQVTTPDAYLGRVSAAENVVGVAGPGLGNARAGAVAGATSAATSTLTGGLACVVVVALIAATTPALRRWRQPPATGAPAT, via the coding sequence GTGACGCTGCTGGACCGTTTCGTCGACACCCGTCCCCTGCGGGTCTCCCCGGCCTTCCGGCGACTGTGGATCGGCAGCGCCGCAGCCGGTCTCAGCGGCCAGCTCGCCGCCACCGCGGTGCTCCACCAGGTCTGGGAACTGACCCGCAGCACGTGGTGGACCGGAGCCATCGGCCTGGCCACGGCCGTGCCCACCGTCCTCGGTGGCCTCGTCGGCGGCACCCTGGCCGACACCACCGACCGCCGCCGCCTGGTCCTGGTCACCAGCGCCGTCGCCGCCGTCGCCGCGGCCGGGCTCGCCGCCCAAGCCGGTCTCGAGGCCGCTCCGGTCGCGCTGGTCCTGGCCCTGGTCACGGCCCAGACCGCCGCGACCGCCCTCGGCGCGGCGGCCCGCCGCACCTTCACCGCCCGCCTGCTGCCCACCGGCCTCGTCCCGGCCGGGGTGGCGCTGCACCACGTCGGCTTCCAGATCGCCCTGCTCGCCGGCCCCGCCCTGGCCGGTGTCCTGCTGGCCACCGGCGGCCTGCGCGCGGCCTACGTCGCCGACGTCGTCGGCATCGCCGTCTCCTCCTACGGCGTGCTGCGCCTGCCCGAGGTGCGCCCCCACCCCGCGCCCGGCACCGGACCGGGCCCGGCGCCGGGACGCGGGACGTCGGCGCGACTGCGGGCCACCGGGCAGGGATGGCGCTACCTGCTGAGCCGGCCGGAGCTGCGCGGCTGCCTGGCCGCCGACCTCGCCGCCACCGGACTGGCCATGCCCGTCGCCCTGTTCCCCGCCGTCAACGACGAACGCTTCGGCGGCAGCGGGTTCACCTTCGGGCTGTTCGCCTCGGCGATCGCCGTCGGCGGTCTGCTGGCCGGGTCGGCCTCCGGGACCATCGTCCGCGCACCGGGGGCGGGGCGGCTCGTGCTGGCCGCGTCCGCGACGTGGGGGGCGGCACTGGTGGCGTTCGCCCTGGTGGACTCCCTGCCCGCCACGCTGGCGTGCCTGGCCGTGGCCGGCGCGGCGGACACCGTCGCCGTGATCTGCCGCGGCACGATCGTGCAGGTCACCACCCCCGACGCCTACCTGGGCCGGGTCAGCGCCGCGGAGAACGTCGTCGGGGTCGCGGGTCCCGGGCTGGGCAACGCCCGCGCCGGAGCGGTCGCCGGCGCGACGTCGGCTGCGACCTCGACCCTCACCGGTGGGCTCGCCTGCGTCGTGGTCGTCGCCCTCATCGCCGCCACCACCCCTGCCCTGCGGCGCTGGAGGCAGCCTCCCGCCACGGGCGCCCCCGCCACCTGA
- a CDS encoding MarR family winged helix-turn-helix transcriptional regulator, with amino-acid sequence MTSLRAPGPDPTHHSTLTPLFDLLNAMDDQIATVYARHGVTGVRPRFSKALIRLHRHGPMTIKALAAHLGVTHSAMSQTVTAMRRDGLLDTAPGEDARTRTVSLSDAGRSLVPFLEAEWRATEAAWAELDAEVPHPLHRVVTDLREALARRSFADRVDQHLDGVEPATTSAREATTPPTARDSTRGPARRRR; translated from the coding sequence GTGACATCGTTGCGGGCACCTGGGCCCGACCCCACGCACCACAGCACCCTCACCCCCCTGTTCGACCTGCTGAACGCCATGGACGACCAGATCGCCACCGTCTACGCCCGGCACGGGGTGACGGGGGTGCGGCCCCGGTTCAGCAAGGCCCTCATCCGCCTGCACCGCCACGGCCCCATGACCATCAAGGCCCTGGCCGCCCACCTCGGCGTGACCCACTCGGCCATGAGCCAGACGGTCACCGCCATGCGCCGCGACGGCCTCCTGGACACCGCCCCCGGCGAGGACGCCCGCACCCGCACGGTCTCCCTCAGCGACGCCGGCCGGTCCCTCGTCCCCTTCCTCGAGGCCGAGTGGCGAGCCACCGAAGCCGCCTGGGCCGAGCTCGACGCCGAGGTGCCCCACCCCCTGCATCGAGTCGTCACCGACCTGCGCGAGGCGCTGGCCCGCCGTTCCTTCGCCGACCGGGTCGACCAGCACCTCGACGGCGTCGAACCGGCGACCACCTCCGCGAGGGAGGCGACCACGCCGCCCACCGCCCGGGACAGCACCCGGGGCCCGGCCCGGCGCAGGCGGTGA
- a CDS encoding MFS transporter, whose translation MVAGAGLIAVTYGVARFGFGLQLTQLAAEFSLTPGTSGLIASGSFAAYCVTALLARRVIERRGGRRALWLAAALAAAGAVVVSLAWTAPVLALGILVAGSAAGAASPALVAAVSTTTPRELVARRQAVVNAGTGIGVAAAGVVALFGPQTWRPVWIAAAVAALLTAAVVDRRTTWPPRPGDDHDPGQDPAAAPAGAATGEDGTRRPLLRPVLAAALAGLGSAAVWTFGRDLLTTVGQLPGRTTATLWVLLGATAVLGALSGDAVRVLGMRWAWWLTVALSAISTGVLALAAGDVVAAGIAVVVFGGSYTALSGVLITWAGALRPHSAGAATATLFIALTAGQAAGSLLTGGLGAVLGPRAAFLVCSAVLVSAAVVPPHRPRAGRR comes from the coding sequence GTGGTCGCCGGGGCCGGGCTCATCGCCGTGACCTACGGGGTGGCCCGCTTCGGGTTCGGGCTGCAGCTGACCCAGCTCGCCGCGGAGTTCTCCCTCACCCCCGGCACCTCCGGGCTGATCGCCTCCGGCAGCTTCGCCGCCTACTGCGTCACCGCGTTGCTCGCCCGCCGGGTCATCGAGCGGCGCGGCGGGCGGCGAGCGCTGTGGCTGGCCGCGGCCCTGGCCGCCGCCGGAGCGGTCGTCGTCTCCCTCGCCTGGACCGCACCCGTCCTGGCCCTGGGGATCCTCGTCGCCGGGAGCGCGGCCGGGGCGGCCTCACCGGCGCTGGTGGCCGCGGTCTCCACCACCACCCCCCGGGAACTGGTCGCCCGCCGGCAGGCGGTCGTCAACGCCGGCACCGGGATCGGCGTGGCCGCCGCCGGGGTGGTGGCGTTGTTCGGCCCCCAGACCTGGCGCCCGGTCTGGATCGCGGCGGCCGTCGCCGCGCTCCTCACCGCCGCCGTGGTCGACCGGCGCACCACCTGGCCCCCGCGACCGGGCGACGACCACGACCCCGGCCAGGACCCCGCTGCCGCACCGGCCGGAGCGGCCACCGGCGAGGACGGCACCCGGCGGCCGTTGCTGCGACCGGTGCTGGCCGCAGCGCTGGCCGGTCTGGGCAGCGCCGCGGTGTGGACGTTCGGGCGCGACCTGCTCACCACCGTCGGGCAACTGCCCGGGCGCACCACCGCCACGTTGTGGGTGCTGCTCGGCGCCACCGCCGTCCTGGGAGCCCTCAGCGGCGACGCCGTGCGGGTCCTGGGCATGCGCTGGGCCTGGTGGCTGACCGTCGCCCTGTCGGCGATCAGCACCGGCGTCCTGGCCCTCGCCGCAGGTGACGTGGTGGCCGCCGGGATCGCCGTCGTGGTGTTCGGGGGTTCCTACACGGCGCTGAGCGGAGTGCTCATCACGTGGGCGGGCGCCCTGCGCCCGCACTCGGCCGGAGCCGCGACGGCCACCCTGTTCATCGCGTTGACGGCCGGCCAAGCCGCCGGATCCCTCCTCACCGGAGGGCTGGGCGCCGTCCTCGGCCCCCGCGCGGCCTTCCTGGTCTGCTCGGCCGTGCTGGTGTCCGCGGCGGTGGTGCCGCCTCACCGCCCACGCGCGGGACGTCGGTGA
- a CDS encoding TetR family transcriptional regulator, with protein sequence MTGSSARAGSRGSTGPGSPRARLLDAAEELFYERGIAATGVDAVLRRARVAPATLYAHFGGKDGLVAAYLERRHQRWRQTWDAAFERAGQDPVARALSVFDALDALQDVLDTTRGCAFLGAAVEVVDPGHPARAWFDADTELLATRLRRSALEAGADDPEALAAELLLVYDGVLAARARRATTPDRAFAAATSTSAAHALATSAITRHLPERADRAPD encoded by the coding sequence GTGACGGGGAGTTCGGCGAGGGCTGGGTCGAGGGGATCCACCGGTCCGGGGTCGCCGCGGGCGCGGCTGCTCGACGCGGCGGAGGAGTTGTTCTACGAGCGGGGCATCGCCGCTACCGGCGTCGACGCCGTCCTGCGCCGCGCCCGAGTGGCACCGGCCACGCTGTACGCGCACTTCGGCGGCAAGGACGGACTGGTGGCCGCCTACCTGGAACGACGTCACCAGCGGTGGCGGCAGACGTGGGACGCGGCCTTCGAGCGCGCAGGGCAGGACCCCGTCGCGCGGGCCCTGTCGGTCTTCGACGCCCTCGACGCCCTCCAGGACGTGCTGGACACCACGCGCGGTTGCGCCTTCCTCGGCGCAGCGGTCGAGGTCGTCGACCCCGGCCACCCGGCGCGCGCGTGGTTCGACGCCGACACCGAACTGCTCGCCACCAGGTTGCGCCGGTCCGCTCTCGAGGCGGGCGCGGACGACCCGGAGGCGCTGGCCGCTGAGCTGCTGCTCGTGTACGACGGTGTCCTGGCCGCCCGGGCCCGGCGCGCCACCACGCCGGACCGGGCCTTCGCGGCCGCCACGTCCACGTCCGCTGCGCACGCCCTCGCCACCAGCGCGATCACGCGCCACCTGCCGGAGCGCGCCGACCGGGCACCGGACTGA
- a CDS encoding alpha/beta fold hydrolase — protein MATTSPTSSPDPSPTAATIPGVEHHHVAIDDTTLHHVTAGTTGSPILLVHGFPETWWAFHALLPLLATRHRVIAVDLRGFGDSAPAAAEHSSSTAADDLHQLIGHLGLGPVHLLGQDLAGAAVTRLVATHPEEVLSLTAVEMALPGFGLEALADVTHGGSWHLGALAAPGIAEFILTGRERAFLADLWFPHMTTVAGAVTDADLEEFTRTYTRPDAWAGARGLYSSALREGDDLRSLLTATPLEPPVLAVDAMSAPFTAETMSAVARGPVTSTVIDHAGHHVALEAPQALAEAVLRFTAAVDAAR, from the coding sequence ATGGCCACCACCTCACCCACCTCGTCCCCCGACCCGTCCCCCACCGCAGCCACGATCCCCGGCGTGGAGCACCACCACGTGGCGATCGACGACACCACGCTGCACCACGTCACCGCCGGCACCACCGGATCACCGATCCTGCTGGTGCACGGTTTCCCCGAGACCTGGTGGGCTTTCCACGCGCTCTTGCCGCTGCTCGCGACCCGGCACCGGGTCATCGCCGTGGACCTGCGCGGCTTCGGCGACTCAGCCCCGGCCGCAGCCGAACACAGCAGTTCGACGGCCGCCGACGACCTGCACCAGCTCATCGGCCACCTGGGGCTGGGGCCGGTGCACCTGCTGGGCCAAGACCTCGCCGGCGCAGCCGTGACCCGCTTGGTCGCCACCCACCCCGAGGAGGTGCTGAGCCTGACCGCGGTGGAGATGGCCCTGCCCGGCTTCGGACTGGAAGCCTTGGCCGACGTCACCCACGGCGGCTCCTGGCACCTCGGCGCTCTGGCTGCTCCCGGCATCGCCGAGTTCATCCTCACCGGCCGCGAACGGGCGTTCCTCGCCGACCTGTGGTTCCCGCACATGACCACCGTGGCCGGCGCCGTCACCGACGCCGACCTCGAGGAGTTCACCCGCACGTACACCCGACCCGACGCGTGGGCCGGCGCCCGGGGCCTGTACTCCTCGGCGCTGCGGGAAGGCGACGACCTGCGCTCCCTGCTCACGGCCACGCCCCTGGAACCACCGGTCCTGGCGGTCGACGCGATGAGCGCCCCGTTCACGGCTGAGACGATGTCCGCGGTCGCCCGCGGCCCCGTCACCTCGACCGTCATCGATCACGCCGGCCACCACGTCGCCCTCGAGGCACCTCAGGCCCTGGCCGAGGCGGTGCTCCGTTTCACCGCGGCCGTCGACGCAGCCCGATGA
- a CDS encoding MarR family transcriptional regulator, protein MDTSRGAQLALLLLDGFESLTRQVIDELAERGHPAVTATHEFALRAIDQGADDAAALGRALGVSRQAAAKTIEALESLGYLRRLADPSDARRKRLVVTDRGYEMSRLGGAAYDALRERWAASIGWARLEGVEAALHDLAGRDTFPT, encoded by the coding sequence GTGGACACCTCGCGTGGCGCCCAGCTGGCCCTCCTGCTGCTCGACGGGTTCGAGTCGCTGACGAGGCAGGTCATCGACGAGTTGGCCGAACGAGGGCATCCCGCTGTCACGGCGACCCACGAGTTCGCGCTGCGCGCGATCGACCAGGGGGCCGACGACGCCGCAGCACTCGGACGTGCGCTCGGGGTTTCACGACAGGCCGCCGCCAAGACGATCGAGGCCCTGGAGAGCCTGGGCTACCTCCGGCGACTGGCCGATCCGAGTGACGCCCGGCGCAAGCGGCTCGTGGTCACCGACCGCGGCTACGAGATGTCCCGCCTGGGGGGCGCCGCCTACGACGCCCTGCGGGAACGGTGGGCGGCTTCGATCGGGTGGGCGCGGCTCGAAGGCGTGGAGGCGGCGCTGCACGACCTGGCCGGCCGCGACACGTTCCCGACGTGA
- a CDS encoding diguanylate cyclase domain-containing protein gives MGTDRTRRRPGASALLDGAVFALGLVVLVGAGLWWRAEGADTGLLTALAVTVPVAVVLTRFPLMVTGMASGIYVPFAPVLLFFLLTGYEPPLALLAWTLAALPAYLVDRRSWQSRVFNAGSSMLSSLLATLVVTGAGVQEPVSPAKLLSVLAGAATYYLADTVLSAVSIAVERRKSVWRELAEPGSAIGGALFVLVAVLGYLAAAVNIAMPTWVAYLTVVPGMAVVVAAWAWRRAHQSRRQQRELFEAAVHVHAATDLDELVRVVESHGTALLSGNRLEVRASPPGPGETGCEVDDDHGTKRWLVAPVGTNQQARQFDEVALVSLASLASAAFLRVRMTAETRRMALVDPLTGLPNRRAFTAQLETAVRADAAIAVLFVDLDGFKAVNDTLGHAAGDELLTETARRLRETCGAGAFPARLGGDEFAIVLPDLFPGVADDVAVALVDRLREPFLLAAGPATISASVGITASEPGDDADALLSRADAAMYVAKRAGGDAHVLAADS, from the coding sequence GTGGGGACTGACCGAACCCGGCGCCGTCCGGGCGCCTCGGCACTGCTGGACGGTGCCGTGTTCGCGCTGGGCCTCGTCGTCCTCGTCGGCGCGGGCCTGTGGTGGCGCGCGGAGGGCGCGGACACCGGTCTGCTGACGGCGCTGGCCGTGACCGTGCCGGTCGCGGTGGTCCTGACCCGCTTCCCGCTCATGGTGACGGGCATGGCCTCGGGCATCTACGTCCCGTTCGCGCCGGTGCTGCTCTTCTTCCTGCTGACCGGCTACGAGCCGCCGCTGGCCCTGCTGGCGTGGACCCTCGCCGCGCTCCCGGCCTACCTGGTCGACCGCCGCTCCTGGCAGAGCCGCGTCTTCAACGCGGGCTCCTCGATGCTGTCGTCCCTGCTGGCCACGCTCGTGGTGACCGGCGCGGGGGTCCAGGAGCCCGTCAGCCCCGCCAAGCTGCTCTCCGTCCTGGCCGGGGCCGCGACCTACTACCTGGCCGACACGGTGCTGTCGGCCGTCTCCATCGCCGTCGAGCGCCGCAAGTCCGTGTGGCGCGAGCTCGCCGAGCCCGGCTCGGCGATCGGCGGGGCCCTGTTCGTGCTCGTCGCCGTCCTGGGCTACCTGGCCGCCGCCGTGAACATCGCCATGCCCACGTGGGTCGCCTACCTCACCGTCGTGCCCGGCATGGCCGTCGTCGTGGCGGCCTGGGCCTGGCGCCGGGCCCACCAGAGCCGCCGCCAGCAGCGCGAGCTGTTCGAGGCCGCCGTCCACGTCCACGCCGCCACCGACCTCGACGAGCTCGTCCGCGTCGTCGAGAGCCACGGCACGGCCCTGCTCTCCGGCAACCGCCTGGAGGTCCGCGCCAGCCCGCCGGGCCCGGGCGAGACCGGCTGCGAGGTCGACGACGACCACGGCACCAAGCGCTGGCTGGTGGCCCCCGTCGGCACCAACCAGCAGGCCCGGCAGTTCGACGAGGTCGCCCTCGTCTCCCTCGCCTCGCTGGCCTCGGCGGCGTTCCTGCGGGTGCGGATGACGGCCGAGACGCGGCGGATGGCCCTCGTCGACCCCCTCACGGGCCTGCCCAACCGGCGCGCCTTCACGGCGCAGCTGGAGACGGCGGTGCGCGCCGACGCGGCCATCGCGGTCCTCTTCGTCGACCTCGACGGCTTCAAGGCCGTCAACGACACCCTCGGCCACGCCGCCGGGGACGAGCTGCTCACCGAGACCGCGCGCCGCCTGCGCGAGACCTGCGGCGCCGGGGCGTTCCCCGCGCGGCTGGGCGGCGACGAGTTCGCGATCGTGCTGCCCGACCTGTTCCCCGGCGTCGCCGACGACGTCGCCGTGGCGCTCGTCGACCGGCTGCGCGAGCCGTTCCTGCTGGCCGCCGGACCGGCAACCATCAGCGCCAGCGTCGGCATCACGGCGTCCGAGCCGGGCGACGACGCCGACGCCCTGCTCTCGCGCGCCGACGCGGCGATGTACGTCGCCAAGCGCGCCGGCGGCGACGCGCACGTGCTGGCCGCCGACTCCTGA
- the purS gene encoding phosphoribosylformylglycinamidine synthase subunit PurS — MGRVVIDVMPKPEILDPQGKAVVGALPRLGFDVFTSVRQGKRFELEVEGDVTPEVLAQARRAAETLLSNPVIEDVVSVREADTAEVQA, encoded by the coding sequence ATGGGCCGCGTCGTCATCGACGTCATGCCGAAACCCGAGATCCTCGACCCGCAGGGGAAGGCCGTCGTCGGCGCCCTGCCGCGGCTGGGCTTCGACGTCTTCACCTCCGTCCGCCAGGGCAAGCGCTTCGAGCTGGAGGTCGAGGGGGACGTCACCCCCGAAGTCCTGGCGCAGGCGCGCCGGGCGGCCGAGACGCTGCTGTCCAACCCGGTCATCGAGGACGTCGTGAGCGTCCGCGAGGCCGACACCGCCGAGGTCCAGGCGTGA
- the purQ gene encoding phosphoribosylformylglycinamidine synthase subunit PurQ: protein MKVGVVTFPGSLDDGDARRAVTLAGGEAVALWHADADLRGVDAVVLPGGFSYGDYLRCGAIARFAPVMTEVVRAAEGGMPVLGICNGFQVLCESHLLPGALVRNDHQKFLCKDQRLRVESTATAWTADFTAGQEITIPLKNGEGGFVADEATLDRLEGEGRVVFRYLGGNPNGSLRDIAGISNERGNVVGLMPHPEHAVEELFGPGLDGLGLFTSVLKAGLGAIA, encoded by the coding sequence GTGAAGGTCGGCGTCGTCACCTTCCCCGGCTCCCTCGACGACGGCGACGCCCGCCGCGCCGTGACCCTCGCCGGCGGCGAGGCCGTGGCGCTGTGGCACGCCGACGCCGACCTGCGCGGCGTCGACGCGGTCGTGCTGCCCGGCGGCTTCTCCTACGGCGACTACCTGCGCTGCGGGGCCATCGCCCGGTTCGCCCCGGTCATGACCGAGGTCGTGCGCGCCGCCGAGGGCGGGATGCCCGTGCTGGGCATCTGCAACGGCTTCCAGGTGCTGTGCGAGTCGCACCTGCTGCCCGGTGCGCTGGTCCGCAACGACCACCAGAAGTTCCTCTGCAAGGACCAGCGGCTGCGCGTGGAGTCCACGGCCACCGCCTGGACCGCCGACTTCACCGCCGGGCAGGAGATCACGATCCCGCTGAAGAACGGCGAGGGCGGGTTCGTCGCCGACGAGGCGACCCTGGACCGCCTGGAGGGGGAGGGCCGCGTGGTCTTCCGCTACCTGGGCGGCAACCCGAACGGCTCGCTGCGCGACATCGCGGGCATCAGCAACGAGCGCGGCAACGTGGTGGGCCTCATGCCGCACCCCGAGCACGCCGTCGAGGAGCTCTTCGGTCCCGGGCTGGACGGCCTCGGCCTGTTCACGTCGGTGCTGAAGGCCGGACTGGGGGCGATCGCGTGA